The proteins below come from a single Piscinibacter gummiphilus genomic window:
- the zapE gene encoding cell division protein ZapE, which produces MGVRALYEQTLAERGYKPDPAQLRAIDALERCEREWADYKSRRSNAITKLVVKPPIPRGVYMYGGVGRGKSFLMDCFFNAVPLTRKTRLHFHEFMREVHRELAELKGTVNPLHELGKRIARRYRLICFDEFHVADVTDAMILHRLLESLFEHRVSIVTTSNFEPDGLYPNGLHRDRILPAIELLKQKMEVLSVDNGTDYRRRTLEQVKLYHTPLGPEADAAMSEAFTRLAESKDEPPVLHIEHRELHARRKAGGAVWFDFKQLCGGPRSQNDYLELATQFHTVLLSDVPQMSPRLASEARRFTWLVDVLYDRRVKLIMSAEVPPEQLYTDGPLSHEFPRTASRLNEMQSTEFLSLAKRDVDTSLT; this is translated from the coding sequence TTGGGAGTTCGAGCGCTCTACGAGCAGACGCTGGCCGAGCGGGGGTACAAGCCCGATCCGGCTCAGCTTCGCGCCATCGATGCGCTTGAACGCTGCGAGCGGGAGTGGGCCGATTACAAGTCCCGCCGCAGCAATGCGATCACCAAGCTGGTGGTGAAGCCGCCGATTCCGCGCGGTGTCTACATGTATGGCGGGGTGGGGCGGGGCAAGAGCTTCCTGATGGATTGCTTCTTCAACGCCGTGCCGCTGACCCGCAAGACGCGCCTGCACTTCCACGAGTTCATGCGCGAGGTGCACCGCGAGCTGGCCGAGCTGAAAGGCACGGTCAACCCGCTGCACGAGTTGGGCAAGCGCATCGCGCGCCGCTACCGCCTCATCTGCTTCGATGAGTTCCACGTTGCCGACGTGACCGACGCGATGATCCTGCACCGCCTGCTCGAATCGCTGTTCGAGCACCGCGTGAGCATCGTCACCACCTCCAACTTCGAGCCTGACGGGCTGTACCCGAACGGCCTGCACCGCGACCGCATCCTCCCAGCCATCGAACTGCTGAAGCAGAAAATGGAAGTGCTGAGTGTCGACAACGGCACCGACTACCGCCGCCGCACGCTGGAGCAGGTCAAGCTCTATCACACACCACTCGGGCCCGAGGCCGATGCCGCGATGAGCGAAGCCTTCACCCGGCTGGCCGAGAGCAAGGATGAACCTCCGGTGCTGCACATCGAGCACCGAGAGCTGCACGCACGTCGAAAGGCCGGGGGTGCGGTGTGGTTCGACTTCAAGCAGCTCTGCGGTGGCCCTCGCTCGCAGAACGACTACCTCGAACTTGCGACGCAGTTCCACACGGTGCTGCTGTCAGACGTGCCGCAGATGTCGCCACGGCTCGCCTCAGAAGCGCGGCGGTTCACCTGGCTGGTGGACGTGCTCTATGACCGGCGGGTGAAGCTCATCATGTCGGCCGAGGTGCCGCCTGAGCAGCTGTACACCGATGGCCCGCTCTCGCATGAGTTCCCGCGCACGGCGTCGCGGCTGAACGAGATGCAGTCGACCGAGTTCCTCTCGCTGGCCAAGCGTGACGTGGACACCTCGCTGACATGA
- a CDS encoding PP2C family protein-serine/threonine phosphatase, which produces MSTPPGYRLSAATGIHRGDRAYQQDQVEILPHHRVPGCALAVLADGMGGKSGGRKAADQVILTAKQLFDRYSPNQDDPSELLKQLVLEAHLMIKLTAITAEEEPHSTVTAFLISPSRECDMIHAGDSRVYHFRGPDMVRRTIDHSFVQRLVDEGQITEDEANTHPQSNLLTGCLGTFQDPPLTLHHIDRLEIGDTMLACSDGLWHYFTPKELGAIVHTLPPREASEMLVSKARQRARGSGDNLSLALVRLDPLS; this is translated from the coding sequence ATGAGCACACCTCCTGGCTATCGCCTGTCTGCGGCCACCGGCATTCACCGCGGAGACCGCGCCTACCAGCAAGACCAGGTCGAGATCCTGCCTCACCATCGAGTGCCCGGCTGCGCGCTCGCAGTGCTGGCCGACGGCATGGGTGGCAAGAGCGGTGGCCGAAAGGCCGCCGACCAGGTGATCCTCACCGCCAAACAGCTCTTCGATCGCTACAGCCCCAACCAGGACGACCCGTCCGAGCTGCTCAAGCAGCTGGTGCTGGAAGCGCACCTGATGATCAAGCTGACCGCGATCACCGCCGAGGAAGAGCCGCACAGCACGGTCACGGCCTTCCTGATCAGCCCTTCTCGCGAGTGCGACATGATCCACGCGGGCGACTCGCGCGTGTACCACTTCCGTGGGCCTGACATGGTCCGCCGCACCATCGACCATTCCTTCGTGCAGCGCCTGGTCGACGAAGGCCAGATCACCGAAGACGAGGCCAACACGCACCCGCAGTCCAACCTGCTGACGGGGTGTTTGGGCACTTTCCAGGACCCTCCGCTCACCCTTCACCACATCGACCGCCTGGAGATCGGCGACACCATGCTCGCCTGCAGCGACGGGTTGTGGCACTACTTCACGCCGAAGGAACTCGGTGCGATCGTGCACACGCTTCCGCCGCGCGAAGCGAGCGAGATGCTGGTGAGCAAGGCCCGGCAGCGGGCGCGTGGATCGGGCGACAACCTGTCGCTGGCGCTGGTGCGCCTCGATCCGCTGAGCTGA
- a CDS encoding YdcH family protein, whose amino-acid sequence MDDNLHSPQRRLIELRMEHADLDSLIDEVGVGRPDELALRRLKKRRLVLRDQISKLEAQLEPPEPA is encoded by the coding sequence ATGGATGACAACCTGCATTCCCCACAGCGCCGATTGATCGAGTTGCGCATGGAACACGCCGACCTCGATTCGCTGATCGACGAAGTCGGCGTGGGTCGGCCCGACGAGCTGGCCCTGCGCCGGCTGAAGAAGCGGCGGCTCGTCCTTCGCGACCAGATCTCCAAGCTCGAAGCCCAGCTGGAACCCCCAGAGCCGGCATGA
- a CDS encoding ATP-dependent DNA helicase gives MSILRDHVAQAFASGGPLAEADERYVEREVQQHMAYAVADAIDEQRALVAEAGTGVGKTFAYLVPTLLSGKRALVSTATKSLQDQLFLRDLPRLRDALQLPVSLALLKGRASYLCLHRMKQAHQSAQLPDRWAVRTLAKIEAWAQGTQSGDLAELEGLDERSSVIPLVTSSRENCLGSECADYRQCHVMKARREAMAADLVVVNHHLFFADMALRDSGVAELLPSVEVAVFDEAHQLAEAGVQFLGVTLGSAQVIDFARDMLAAGLQLARGLMPWQDLSAACDRAARELRLAAVGPLREVRGSFKLRWDERSTRDEFIACIGAVAQACLAAAEALDTVDELAPDFTKLAERARALASHAERFRHDAVPGHVRWIDLSPHQARLVESPLDIREALREQMDAASKAWIFTSATLGDDERLSWFTESAGLDDATVLRVGSPFDYAAHARLYVPTRFPKPNEPAHPAEVAALAARFARALGGRTFVLTTTLRALQAIGDRLRESFEAEGDSIQVLQQGDAPKRQLLQQFLNQPRSVLVGSQSFWEGIDVPGEALQCVLIDKLPFPPPNDPLVEARVKRLESEGRNPFADYFIAEAAVSLKQGAGRLIRSETDRGLLVVCDPRMAGMNYGKRLREALPPMTRVMSEEEALAWLNDLSAAALPF, from the coding sequence ATGAGCATCCTTCGCGATCACGTGGCGCAAGCCTTTGCGTCCGGCGGGCCTTTGGCCGAAGCGGATGAGCGCTATGTGGAGCGTGAAGTCCAGCAACACATGGCCTACGCCGTGGCCGATGCGATCGACGAGCAGCGAGCCCTGGTGGCCGAAGCCGGCACGGGGGTGGGCAAGACCTTCGCGTACCTCGTTCCCACGCTGCTGTCGGGCAAGCGCGCCCTCGTCAGCACCGCGACCAAGAGTCTGCAGGACCAGCTCTTCCTGCGCGATTTGCCGCGTTTGCGCGATGCCTTGCAACTGCCGGTCTCGCTTGCGCTGCTGAAAGGCCGGGCGAGCTACCTCTGTCTGCATCGGATGAAGCAGGCGCATCAGTCGGCCCAGCTGCCCGACCGCTGGGCCGTGCGCACGCTCGCCAAGATCGAGGCGTGGGCGCAGGGCACGCAGAGCGGCGACCTGGCTGAACTCGAGGGGCTGGATGAGCGGTCCAGCGTGATCCCGCTCGTCACCTCGTCGCGCGAGAACTGCCTCGGCAGCGAGTGCGCCGACTACCGCCAATGCCATGTGATGAAGGCCCGCCGCGAGGCAATGGCGGCCGACCTGGTGGTCGTCAATCACCACCTTTTCTTTGCCGACATGGCGCTGCGCGACAGCGGCGTGGCCGAGTTGCTGCCGAGTGTGGAAGTGGCGGTGTTCGACGAGGCCCACCAGCTGGCCGAGGCCGGCGTGCAGTTCCTCGGCGTGACGCTGGGCAGCGCGCAGGTGATCGACTTCGCCCGTGACATGCTGGCCGCGGGCCTGCAGCTCGCCCGTGGCCTCATGCCCTGGCAGGACCTGTCGGCGGCCTGCGATCGGGCGGCCCGCGAACTGCGGCTCGCCGCGGTGGGGCCGCTGCGCGAGGTGCGGGGCAGTTTCAAGCTGCGCTGGGACGAGCGGTCCACGCGAGACGAGTTCATCGCGTGCATCGGTGCGGTGGCGCAGGCGTGCCTGGCCGCCGCAGAAGCCCTGGACACGGTCGACGAGCTCGCGCCCGACTTCACGAAGCTCGCCGAACGAGCCCGCGCGCTCGCGAGCCACGCCGAGCGCTTCCGCCATGACGCCGTGCCCGGGCATGTGCGCTGGATCGACCTGTCGCCGCATCAGGCGCGGCTGGTCGAGTCGCCGCTCGACATCCGCGAAGCGCTGCGCGAGCAGATGGACGCGGCATCCAAGGCCTGGATCTTCACCTCGGCGACGCTCGGCGACGACGAGCGCCTGAGCTGGTTCACCGAGTCGGCGGGGCTAGATGACGCCACGGTGCTGCGCGTCGGCAGCCCGTTCGACTATGCCGCTCACGCGAGGCTCTACGTGCCGACGCGGTTTCCCAAACCCAACGAGCCGGCGCACCCTGCGGAAGTGGCCGCGCTGGCGGCACGTTTCGCTCGGGCGCTGGGCGGGCGGACCTTCGTGCTCACGACCACGCTGCGGGCGCTGCAGGCCATCGGGGATCGCCTGCGAGAATCTTTCGAGGCCGAAGGCGATTCGATCCAGGTCCTTCAGCAGGGCGATGCACCCAAGCGCCAGCTGCTCCAGCAGTTCCTCAACCAGCCGCGCTCGGTGCTGGTCGGGTCGCAGAGCTTCTGGGAAGGCATCGACGTGCCCGGCGAGGCCTTGCAGTGCGTGCTGATCGACAAGCTGCCGTTCCCGCCGCCCAACGACCCGCTGGTGGAAGCCCGCGTGAAGCGGCTCGAGAGCGAGGGCCGGAACCCCTTCGCCGATTACTTCATCGCCGAAGCTGCGGTCTCGTTGAAGCAGGGGGCAGGGCGCCTCATCCGCAGCGAGACCGATCGCGGCTTGCTGGTCGTTTGCGACCCGCGCATGGCCGGCATGAACTACGGCAAGCGCTTGCGCGAGGCCTTGCCGCCGATGACGCGAGTGATGAGCGAGGAAGAAGCGCTCGCGTGGCTGAACGATCTGTCGGCAGCCGCGCTGCCGTTCTGA
- a CDS encoding outer membrane protein assembly factor BamD gives MNRIRWTRRASKALSLAVVSLLLSACDSIPKDETAGMSVEKLYSEAREEASAGNYERALKLYERLEGRAAGTLLSQQAQLERAYMSFRTGDKAQALAIVERFIKLHPTSPAMDYALYLQGVINFNDNLGIFGSLANQDLSERDQQASRDSYQSFKQLTEQFPRSKYTPDAQVRMRYIVNSLAAYEVHVARYYYRRGAYLAAVNRAQQTLQEFQQAPAAEEALALMVQSYDKLGMTQLRDDANRILRKNFPTSGFIATLPAPATK, from the coding sequence ATGAATCGGATCCGCTGGACTCGCCGCGCGTCGAAAGCCTTGTCGCTGGCCGTGGTGTCGCTGCTGCTGTCGGCCTGCGACTCGATCCCGAAGGACGAAACCGCCGGCATGAGCGTGGAGAAATTGTATTCAGAGGCGCGCGAGGAAGCCTCTGCCGGCAACTACGAGCGTGCGCTCAAGCTTTACGAGCGCCTCGAAGGCCGCGCGGCCGGCACGCTGCTGTCGCAGCAGGCACAGCTCGAGCGAGCCTACATGAGCTTTCGCACCGGCGACAAGGCCCAGGCGCTGGCCATCGTCGAGCGCTTCATCAAGCTGCACCCGACGAGCCCCGCCATGGACTACGCGCTGTACCTGCAGGGCGTGATCAACTTCAACGACAACCTGGGCATCTTCGGCAGCCTGGCGAATCAGGATCTGTCCGAGCGCGACCAGCAGGCTTCACGCGACTCGTACCAGTCGTTCAAGCAGCTCACCGAGCAATTCCCGCGCTCGAAATACACGCCGGACGCGCAGGTCCGCATGCGCTACATCGTGAACTCGCTCGCCGCCTACGAAGTACACGTGGCACGCTACTACTACCGCCGCGGCGCCTACCTCGCCGCGGTCAACCGGGCGCAGCAGACGCTGCAGGAGTTCCAGCAGGCACCCGCCGCCGAAGAGGCGCTCGCGCTCATGGTGCAGAGCTACGACAAGCTCGGCATGACGCAGTTGCGCGACGACGCCAACCGCATCCTGCGCAAGAACTTCCCGACCAGCGGCTTCATCGCGACGCTGCCGGCCCCGGCCACGAAGTAA
- a CDS encoding RluA family pseudouridine synthase, producing MVRPPLPDAVPLPAEQQEEDDAPERRTSTVPAELHGTRLDKMLVTMAEEFSRNHLQHLIDAGHVWVDGVGAKSASRKVLAGQRIEVDLVPTAESRAFKAEPIALPIVFEDDYLMVIDKPAGLVVHPAAGNWSGTLLNGLLAHHPGAAALPRAGIVHRLDKDTSGLMVVGKTLPAVTALMRAIAGREVQREYLALIHGRLAEEFLHIDRPLARDPQSRVRMAIVPGGKPAQTDVARLAVAETADGPVTAVRCKLHTGRTHQIRVHLASRGHPLLADVMYGGRSVLGLQRQALHAQRLAFEHPGTAETVAFEAALHADMALAWQQVVPGRGGI from the coding sequence ATGGTTCGCCCCCCGCTGCCGGACGCGGTGCCCCTGCCGGCAGAACAGCAGGAGGAAGACGACGCGCCGGAGCGTCGCACGAGCACGGTGCCGGCCGAGTTGCACGGCACGCGTCTCGACAAGATGCTCGTCACGATGGCCGAGGAGTTCTCGCGCAACCATCTTCAGCACCTCATCGATGCAGGCCATGTGTGGGTGGATGGTGTGGGAGCCAAGAGCGCTTCGCGCAAGGTGCTGGCGGGGCAGCGCATCGAGGTCGATCTGGTCCCGACGGCAGAAAGCCGCGCGTTCAAGGCAGAGCCGATCGCCTTGCCCATCGTGTTCGAAGACGACTACCTGATGGTGATCGACAAACCCGCGGGCCTGGTGGTGCACCCGGCTGCAGGCAACTGGTCGGGCACCTTGCTCAACGGCCTGTTGGCCCATCACCCCGGCGCTGCGGCACTGCCTCGTGCCGGCATCGTGCACCGCCTCGACAAGGACACCTCGGGCCTGATGGTGGTCGGCAAGACATTGCCGGCGGTCACCGCGCTCATGCGGGCGATCGCCGGACGCGAGGTGCAGCGTGAATACCTCGCGTTGATCCATGGCCGCCTGGCCGAGGAGTTCCTGCACATCGACCGGCCCCTCGCACGCGACCCGCAATCGCGTGTGCGCATGGCCATCGTGCCTGGGGGCAAGCCCGCCCAGACGGATGTTGCGCGGCTGGCGGTCGCAGAGACGGCAGACGGCCCCGTGACCGCGGTGCGGTGCAAGTTGCACACTGGCCGCACGCACCAGATTCGCGTCCACCTCGCGTCGCGCGGGCACCCGCTGCTGGCCGATGTCATGTACGGCGGGCGTTCAGTGCTCGGGTTGCAGCGGCAGGCCCTGCACGCTCAGCGACTCGCGTTCGAACACCCTGGCACTGCCGAAACGGTGGCTTTCGAGGCCGCCTTGCATGCCGACATGGCGCTCGCGTGGCAACAGGTCGTACCCGGTCGTGGCGGCATCTGA
- the scpB gene encoding SMC-Scp complex subunit ScpB, with amino-acid sequence MNTQDAKRVLETALICAQQPLPLKDMRTLFAEELGPDSLRALLDELTRDWEGRGVELVALSTGWRFQSRPEMRDYLDRLNPEKPPKYSRAVMETLAIIAYRQPVTRGDIEDIRGVTVSSQIVKQLEDRGWIDAIGYREAPGRPALYATTKQFLDDLGLASLEQLPMLEGGGATPAVALAEALPDQGSLLEDSAQAVLSLDEDATAVIEPVGDEAADAPVEADDATASEGGEALLPEAEVTTDEAQVGHEPAEQLPPDQTETETAAPSDDSEFPSEPAAKTVPMDPQA; translated from the coding sequence ATGAACACACAGGATGCGAAGCGCGTCCTCGAAACCGCGCTCATCTGTGCGCAGCAGCCCTTGCCCCTGAAGGACATGCGCACCCTGTTCGCCGAGGAACTGGGCCCCGACAGCCTGCGCGCCCTGCTCGATGAGCTGACGCGCGATTGGGAAGGGCGTGGTGTCGAACTGGTCGCGCTGTCCACCGGGTGGCGCTTTCAAAGCCGGCCCGAGATGCGCGACTACCTCGATCGGCTGAACCCCGAGAAGCCGCCGAAGTATTCGCGAGCCGTGATGGAGACTTTGGCGATCATTGCCTACCGCCAGCCGGTGACCCGCGGTGACATCGAAGACATTCGCGGCGTCACCGTGAGCAGCCAGATCGTCAAGCAGCTCGAAGATCGTGGCTGGATCGACGCGATCGGCTACCGCGAGGCGCCCGGCCGGCCGGCGCTCTACGCCACCACCAAACAATTTCTCGATGATCTCGGGCTCGCCAGCCTGGAGCAGCTGCCGATGCTCGAGGGTGGCGGTGCCACTCCAGCAGTAGCGCTGGCCGAAGCGTTGCCCGACCAGGGGTCGCTGCTGGAGGATTCCGCCCAGGCCGTGTTGAGCCTGGACGAAGACGCAACGGCCGTGATTGAACCCGTTGGCGACGAGGCAGCAGATGCACCGGTCGAAGCTGACGATGCCACTGCGTCAGAGGGCGGCGAAGCGCTGCTTCCCGAGGCCGAAGTGACCACCGATGAAGCGCAGGTCGGCCACGAGCCGGCCGAGCAACTTCCTCCCGATCAAACCGAGACCGAGACGGCAGCGCCGTCCGATGACTCCGAATTTCCTTCCGAACCCGCGGCAAAGACCGTCCCGATGGACCCCCAAGCATGA
- a CDS encoding pseudouridine synthase has translation MNQPDDDTPVDVSSASTDAAPAEAKPVRRRRTAKADAAPPAEEAPVEREGAALEAAPKPARKRRTTAKADAAEAPVAAEAATQEVAPREPGEAPALVRPEPSEPAPVSEGSASAEGGDAAQAADTAEGDDRPRSSRNRRRNRKDRQREREGAPDPAVAAQTVASQAGEVFAQVLAGDFDVEAPVAEEGAEPTEEGDEAAAEHKRVLAAEPDAPKLHKVLAQSGIGSRRDMEQLIEDGHVTVNDQPAHVGQRVSFGDQVKIKGKPVRIRIVPPPARIIAYHKPVGEVVTHDDPEGRPTVFRRLPRLQQGKWQSVGRLDLNTEGLLLFTTSGELANQLMHPRFGVEREYAVRVLGTLTEDDKEELLNGVNIEGQMASFKSIQDGGGEGANHWYRVVITEGRNREVRKLFDEVGLTVSRLIRIRYGTVVLPRGLKRGVWVDLDENDVRAIRRLASGNNPGQQQGDRGGHGQQQNNQKRGNRNDRNDRGNRQDRGPRGGQQQPVPAQARESNHDDQDRDDDLDFDPSKIPNPLEQTFDKRFVQKPRGPVGGGGFGRGGGGFGAGGSGPQRPQGGGNNKKGGPREPDPLQTSVGYIGADAFHRKNRGGRGKGGGGGGGFGGGGGGGGFGGNRRGGR, from the coding sequence ATGAATCAGCCCGACGACGACACCCCGGTTGACGTGAGCTCTGCATCGACCGATGCGGCGCCTGCCGAGGCCAAGCCTGTGCGGCGTCGCCGCACGGCCAAGGCCGACGCGGCACCTCCCGCCGAAGAAGCCCCGGTCGAGAGGGAAGGCGCGGCGCTTGAAGCCGCACCCAAGCCCGCGCGCAAGCGCCGCACGACGGCCAAGGCCGACGCTGCGGAAGCGCCCGTGGCCGCGGAGGCCGCAACGCAAGAGGTCGCGCCTCGCGAGCCGGGTGAGGCACCTGCGCTTGTGCGGCCGGAGCCCAGCGAACCGGCCCCGGTGTCCGAAGGTTCGGCGTCGGCCGAGGGTGGCGACGCCGCACAGGCTGCCGACACCGCCGAGGGTGACGACCGGCCGCGTTCTTCGCGCAACCGTCGCCGCAACCGCAAGGATCGCCAACGCGAACGCGAAGGCGCACCCGACCCGGCAGTGGCGGCTCAGACCGTCGCCAGCCAGGCCGGTGAGGTGTTTGCGCAGGTGCTGGCGGGAGACTTCGACGTCGAGGCGCCTGTCGCCGAGGAGGGCGCCGAGCCGACCGAAGAGGGCGACGAAGCCGCGGCCGAACACAAGCGCGTGCTGGCCGCCGAGCCTGACGCGCCCAAGCTGCACAAGGTGCTGGCGCAGTCGGGCATCGGCTCACGCCGCGACATGGAGCAGCTGATCGAAGACGGCCACGTGACCGTCAACGACCAGCCGGCGCATGTGGGCCAGCGTGTGTCGTTCGGCGACCAGGTGAAGATCAAAGGCAAGCCGGTGCGCATCCGCATCGTGCCGCCACCGGCTCGCATCATTGCGTACCACAAGCCCGTCGGCGAGGTCGTCACGCACGACGACCCGGAAGGGCGCCCGACGGTGTTTCGCCGTCTGCCGCGTCTGCAGCAGGGCAAGTGGCAGTCGGTGGGGCGTCTGGACCTCAACACCGAAGGCCTGTTGCTCTTCACCACCTCGGGCGAGCTGGCCAATCAGCTCATGCACCCGCGATTCGGGGTCGAGCGTGAATACGCCGTGCGCGTGCTGGGCACCTTGACCGAGGACGACAAGGAAGAGTTGCTCAACGGGGTGAACATCGAAGGCCAGATGGCCAGCTTCAAGTCCATCCAGGATGGGGGCGGTGAAGGCGCCAACCACTGGTATCGCGTCGTCATCACCGAAGGCCGCAACCGCGAAGTGCGCAAGCTCTTCGACGAAGTGGGCTTGACCGTCAGCCGCCTGATCCGCATTCGCTACGGCACCGTCGTGCTGCCGCGCGGCCTCAAGCGGGGCGTGTGGGTCGACCTCGATGAGAACGACGTGCGCGCGATCCGCCGTCTGGCCAGTGGCAACAACCCCGGCCAGCAGCAGGGCGACCGCGGTGGCCACGGCCAGCAGCAGAACAACCAGAAGCGCGGCAACCGCAACGATCGCAACGACCGCGGCAACCGGCAGGACCGCGGCCCGCGCGGCGGCCAGCAGCAGCCCGTCCCGGCGCAGGCGCGCGAGAGCAACCATGACGACCAGGATCGCGATGACGATCTTGACTTCGATCCCAGCAAGATTCCCAACCCGCTGGAGCAGACCTTCGACAAGCGCTTCGTGCAGAAGCCGCGCGGCCCGGTGGGCGGCGGGGGCTTTGGTCGAGGCGGCGGAGGTTTCGGGGCGGGGGGAAGCGGCCCGCAGCGCCCGCAGGGCGGGGGCAACAACAAGAAGGGTGGGCCGCGTGAGCCCGATCCGCTGCAGACGTCGGTCGGCTACATCGGCGCCGATGCCTTCCACCGCAAGAACCGCGGTGGCCGGGGCAAGGGTGGGGGCGGTGGTGGCGGCTTCGGTGGCGGCGGCGGTGGTGGTGGCTTCGGCGGAAACCGCCGCGGCGGCCGCTGA
- the ndk gene encoding nucleoside-diphosphate kinase, translating to MAIERTLSIIKPDAVAKNVIGQIYARFEGAGLKIIAARMAHLSRNEAEQFYAVHKARPFFKDLVDFMVSGPVMIQVLEGEGAIAKNRDLMGATDPKKAEKGTIRADFADSIDANAVHGSDAPETAAVEVAFFFPGMNVYSR from the coding sequence ATGGCGATCGAACGTACCCTTTCCATCATCAAACCCGACGCGGTCGCGAAGAATGTGATCGGCCAGATCTACGCTCGCTTCGAAGGCGCCGGCCTCAAGATCATCGCGGCCCGCATGGCGCATCTCTCGCGCAATGAGGCCGAGCAGTTCTACGCGGTGCACAAGGCCCGCCCGTTCTTCAAGGACCTGGTCGACTTCATGGTCTCCGGCCCCGTGATGATCCAGGTGCTCGAAGGTGAAGGCGCCATCGCCAAGAACCGCGACCTGATGGGCGCGACCGACCCGAAGAAGGCCGAGAAGGGCACCATCCGCGCCGACTTCGCCGACAGCATCGACGCCAATGCGGTGCACGGCTCCGACGCTCCGGAAACGGCCGCCGTCGAAGTGGCGTTCTTCTTCCCTGGCATGAACGTCTACAGCCGCTGA
- the rlmN gene encoding 23S rRNA (adenine(2503)-C(2))-methyltransferase RlmN, with protein MTPANLLDFDLDGLAAFCEKLGEKRFRATQLFRWIHQKGEADFSAMSDLAKSLRDKLAGVAAVTPLSVLSEQASSDGTIKWLFDVGGGNAVESVFIPEDDRGTLCVSSQAGCAVGCRFCSTGHQGFSRNLTTGEIVAQLWFAEHHLRKRLKLAPGERAITNVVMMGMGEPLQNYAALVPALRVMLDDHGYGLSRRRVTVSTSGVVPMIDRLREDCPVALAVSLHAPDDTLRDHLVPLNKKYPIAELLDACNRYLDRAPRDFITFEYCMLDGVNDTPAHAEALVEISRRISCKFNLIPFNPFPESGLVRSPRERVTAFARVLQDAGVVTTVRKTRGDDIAAACGQLAGEVQDRTNAAERMTRAPIQIHRKTKTPSSTPPEKHA; from the coding sequence ATGACACCGGCCAACCTGCTCGACTTCGATCTCGACGGATTGGCCGCGTTTTGCGAAAAGCTGGGTGAAAAGCGCTTCCGCGCGACCCAGCTCTTCCGCTGGATCCATCAAAAGGGCGAAGCCGATTTCTCGGCCATGTCCGACCTGGCCAAATCGCTGCGCGACAAGCTCGCCGGCGTGGCGGCGGTGACGCCCTTGTCCGTGCTCAGCGAACAGGCTTCGAGCGACGGCACCATCAAATGGCTCTTCGACGTGGGCGGTGGCAATGCCGTCGAGAGCGTTTTCATTCCGGAAGACGATCGCGGCACGCTCTGTGTGTCGTCGCAGGCGGGATGCGCGGTCGGGTGCCGCTTCTGCTCGACCGGCCACCAGGGCTTCAGCCGCAACCTCACCACGGGTGAGATCGTGGCGCAGTTGTGGTTCGCCGAGCACCACCTGCGCAAGCGCCTGAAGCTCGCGCCCGGTGAACGGGCCATCACCAACGTGGTGATGATGGGCATGGGCGAGCCGCTGCAGAACTACGCGGCCCTGGTGCCCGCGTTGCGCGTGATGCTCGACGACCACGGATATGGCCTCTCGCGCCGGCGTGTCACGGTGTCGACCTCGGGTGTCGTGCCGATGATCGACCGTCTGCGTGAAGACTGCCCGGTGGCGCTCGCCGTGTCACTGCACGCACCCGATGACACGCTGCGCGACCACCTCGTGCCGCTCAACAAGAAGTACCCGATTGCCGAGTTGCTCGACGCCTGCAACCGCTACCTCGACCGTGCGCCGCGCGACTTCATCACCTTCGAGTACTGCATGCTCGATGGGGTGAACGACACGCCAGCCCATGCCGAAGCGCTGGTCGAGATCAGCCGTCGGATTTCGTGCAAGTTCAACCTGATCCCTTTCAATCCGTTCCCCGAGTCGGGGCTCGTGCGTTCGCCGCGCGAGCGTGTCACCGCCTTTGCGCGGGTGCTGCAGGACGCCGGCGTGGTGACCACCGTGCGCAAGACGCGTGGCGATGACATCGCGGCTGCCTGCGGGCAACTCGCGGGCGAGGTGCAGGACCGCACCAATGCGGCCGAGCGCATGACGCGCGCGCCGATCCAGATCCACCGCAAGACCAAGACCCCTTCGTCCACACCTCCGGAGAAACATGCATGA